The following proteins come from a genomic window of Bactrocera dorsalis isolate Fly_Bdor chromosome 6, ASM2337382v1, whole genome shotgun sequence:
- the LOC109579401 gene encoding uncharacterized protein LOC109579401, producing the protein MPPKKSNLNNARNKAAQRQRVQRVQQSAEQIAARNSAQRIRTAESRVQESQEQRDRRLRQNVTRTRATREQHIVTARLRDVQRQRTNRSLTRSTFVRLAFEYEADIDYSAHSKIANGKMDKLCPYCHALKFRNETPGMCCASGKVLLPPLPTPPEPLISLLAGDSDNSKIFLRKIRKFNSCFQMTSFGATKICDLASDGRNSKPTFKIQGQVYHKIGSLMPMPDDNPKYLQIYFMGSCEERVTTRCQYNFIEQAEERAIVILLENFLETQNKLIQLFKRVSPQLLSDNYQIVIKADKVPSGEHAGRFNAPTVDEVAVIMVGDPVENRAIKITRRDNTISMISDLHRSYDALQYPLIFWQGQDEYQLNIKQCDPNTGNTRDKKVSLMNYYASRLMIRNNQDNYILRYRQLFHQYIVDMYAKIESERLRFIRYNQQKLRSEEYIHLRDAIVGNIDGNLNPNDIGNAFILPSSYIGSPRNMQEYIQDAMTYVRNYGRPDLFITFTCNPNWEDIQTLLLPGQQAIHRHDITARVFKQKLKSLIDFIVKYSVFGNTRCWLYSIEWQKRGLPHAHILVWLKDKIRPEEIDQIISAEIPDPSIDRELFDVFTNQMIHGPCGTFNMASPCMENGKCKKHFPKNYTNDTITDTDGYPMYRRRNVANGGHTFTIRQSNNTNQVEIGNQWVVPYSPLLSKTYKAHINVELCSSVKSIKYICKYVNKGSDLAVIEIQNLNKNDEITRYQMGRYISSNEAIWHTLSFPIHERYPSVQHLAVHLENGQRAYFTEENVLQRALEAPKTTLTEFFTLCQKPGILGQFAKTLLYTDVPRYFTWNKSGKKWEPRKQGKPHLSITGIFKAKTLGRLYTVHPKQRECFYLRLLLVNVPGPTSFKFLRTVNARVFNTYQDACRELQLLEDLPMLRSHQRQITFVTCLQLF; encoded by the exons atgccacCGAAAAAATCGAACCTCAATAATGCACGGAATAAAGCTGCACAACGCCAAAGAGTTCAAAGAGTTCAGCAGTCTGCAGAACAAATCGCAGCAAGAAACTCAGCTCAAAGAATCAGGACAGCAGAGAGTCGTGTACAAGAATCCCAAGAACAGCGTGATAGACGTCTGCGACAAAATGTTACCAGAACAAGAGCGACGCGTGAACAACACATAGTTACAGCACGATTACGAGATGTACAGAGACAGCGGACCAACCGCTCATTAACACGTTCAACATTTGTTCGTCTTGCGTTCGAATATGAAGCAGATATTGATTACTCTGCGCATTCAAAAATTGCCAACGGGAAAATGGATAAACTATGTCCATATTGTCATGCATTAAAATTTCGCAATGAAACACCCGGCATGTGTTGTGCATCAGGAAAAGTTCTGCTGCCACCTCTTCCCACTCCGCCGGAACCTTTAATATCGCTTCTTGCTGGCGATTCagataattcaaaaatatttttgcgaaagATACGCAAATTTAATTCTTGCTTCCAAATGACATCATTTGGGGCAACTAAAATTTGCGATCTCGCATCCGATGGACGTAATTCTAAACCTACATTTAAAATACAAGGTCAGGTGTACCATAAAATTGGGTCACTGATGCCAATGCCTGATGATAATCCAAAGtatctacaaatttattttatgggcAGTTGTGAAGAACGCGTGACAACTCGGTGCCAATATAATTTCATTGAACAAGCAGAGGAAAGAGCAATTGTGATattgttggaaaattttttagaaactcAGAATAAACTCATTCAATTGTTTAAAAGAGTATCACCACAATTGCTAAGTGACAACTATCAAATCGTCATCAAAGCCGACAAAGTTCCATCAGGAGAACATGCTGGAAGATTTAACGCGCCAACTGTTGATGAGGTAGCTGTTATTATGGTTGGTGATCCAGTTGAAAATAGAGCTATAAAAATTACACGGCGGGACAACACTATTAGTATGATTTCGGACCTGCACCGTTCATATGACGCACTCCAATATCCATTAATATTTTGGCAAGGACAGGATGAATATCAGCTTAACATCAAACAGTGTGATCCAAATACTG gTAATACAAGAGATAAAAAAGTAAGTTTAATGAACTACTACGCAAGCCGATTGATGATTAGGAATAATCAGGATAACTATATTCTTCGATATCGTCAGCTATTCCATCAATACATTGTGGATATGTATGCTAAGATCGAAAGCGAACGCTTGCGATTCATTCGATACAACCAGCAGAAATTACGATCAGAAGAATATATTCACTTACGAGATGCTATTGTCGGAAACATCGATGGAAACTTAAACCCCAATGACATCGGTAATGCTTTCATTTTACCTTCAAGCTACATCGGTAGTCCACGGAACATGCAGGAATACAtacaggatgcgatgacttacgtacGTAATTACGGTCGTCCAGATTTGTTTATAACTTTTACATGTAATCCGAATTGGGAGGATATACAAACGTTATTATTACCAGGACAACAAGCAATACATCGGCATGATATAACTGCGCGTGTGttcaaacaaaaactgaaatccTTAATTGATTTCATTGTTAAATATTCAGTTTTCGGTAACACACGTTGTTGGCTTTATTCTATTGAGTGGCAAAAGCGAGGTTTGCCTCATGCCCACATTTTAGTTTGGCTTAAAGATAAAATCCGTCCAGAAGAAATTGATCAAATAATTTCAGCCGAAATTCCAGACCCATCAATTGATCGAGAATTGTTTGATGTTTTTACCAATCAAATGATCCACGGACCGTGCGGTACTTTTAACATGGCATCGCCATGCatggaaaatggaaaatgtaAGAAGCATTTCCCAAAGAATTATACGAATGATACAATCACGGATACTGACGGTTATCCTATGTATCGCCGCAGAAATGTTGCGAATGGTGGCCACACATTCACAATCCGGCAATCAAATAATACAAATCAAGTAGAAATTGGCAATCAGTGGGTGGTACCATATTCACCATTACTTTCAAAAACGTATAAGGCTCATATCAATGTCGAGCTTTGCAGTTCcgtaaaatcaattaagtacatatgtaaatatgtcaacaAAGGTAGTGACTTGGCCGTAATTGAAATACAAAACCTAAATAAGAATGATGAAATAACACGATACCAAATGGGTAGATACATCAGCAGCAACGAAGCAATTTGGCATACTCTTAGCTTTCCCATACACGAAAGATACCCTTCAGTCCAGCATTTAGCAGTGCATCTTGAAAACGGTCAGCGTGCATACTTCACTGAAGAAAATGTTCTCCAAAGAGCGCTTGAGGCTCCAAAAACGACACTAACTGAATTTTTTACATTGTGTCAAAAACCTGGTATTTTAGGCCAATTCGCAAAGACGCTACTATACACTGATGTTCCACGCTATTTTACATGGAACAAATCAGGTAAAAAATGGGAACCACGGAAACAAGGAAAACCACATCTTTCTATTACAGGCATATTCAAAGCTAAGACATTGGGACGACTTTACACGGTACATCCAAAACAACGTGAATGCTTCTATTTACGTTTGTTATTGGTGAATGTTCCCGGACCAACGTCTTTCAAATTTTTGCGAACAGTTAATGCCCGAGTATTTAATACATATCAAGATGCATGTCGCGAACTGCAATTGCTAGAAGACTTGCCGATGCTGCGTTCACATCAACGCCAAATAACATTCGTCACCtgtttgcaattattttga
- the LOC125779300 gene encoding uncharacterized protein LOC125779300 has protein sequence MHILMATAEALGHCTSDLVVNRSTLHRLREEHRRKETQRIQESFIDKLSDTQAMVVHWDGKVLPDLIEKIKVELIAVLVSYNGESKFLGAPKLISATGENIATAVFDTLSKWNILDRVEGMSFDTTSTNTGPMNGACAQLQRMLGRNLLTLPCRHHILEIYLRSVFDLHFKVTQAPEVSIFERFAKAWPNIDTSSFKSGLDCEDIKSHISDGICNDIKQFCHSQLQKTFVRADCKFLRLVLTFLGDKGGKFKTPGVTSHARWITKGIYSLKIFLFRDQFHLSKAELKGLSQICVFLVRLYIKAWYKCSNAITSPLHDLNFVKECINYEKVDPSISSELLRKMQQHMWYLSEENVAMAFFDFNVSVDVKKKMVKNLKSEEPTIKLQNNRKIKKLSDLGNSDLSGFVSKRTLTFFMMYKLSTNFLYLDPESWETNEEFQNGRTICHKLLVTNDTAERGLKFIKDFNTFLTNKEEEKQFLLKVVEEHKKKYKSYKKSELI, from the exons ATGCACATTCTGATGGCGACTGCAGAAGCATTGGGCCATTGCACTAGCGACTTGGTAGTCAATCGTTCTACTCTCCATAGACTGAGGGAAGAGCATCGCAGAAAAGAAACACAGAGGATTCAAGAGAGTTTTATTGACAAA CTAAGTGATACACAAGCAATGGTCGTCCACTGGGATGGTAAAGTATTGCCAGatctaattgaaaaaataaaagttgagcTAATTGCAGTTCTTGTTAGTTATAATGGCGAATCCAAATTTCTAGGCGCTCCAAAACTTATATCTGCCACTGGTGAAAATATAGCTACAGCCGTTTTTGATACACTTagtaaatggaatattttagaTCGCGTAGAAGGCATGTCTTTTGACACCACGTCCACTAATACTGGTCCAATGAATGGAGCATGCGCTCAATTGCAACGCATGTTAGGAAGAAATTTGTTGACGTTACCATGCCGTCACCATATTCTAGAAATATACTTACGTAGTGTATTCGACCTGCATTTCAAAGTGACTCAAGCACCAGAAGTCTCAATTTTCGAGAGATTTGCCAAAGCCTGGCCAAATATTGATACTTCATCATTTAAGAGTGGGCTCGACTGTGAAGATATAAAATCTCATATAAGTGATGGCATCTGCAATGACATCAAACAATTTTGTCATTCAcaattacaaaaaacttttgttcGTGCTGACTGCAAATTTTTACGTCTAGTACTTACATTTCTTGGTGACAAAGGTGGTAAATTTAAAACACCCGGAGTTACAAGTCATGCACGTTGGATAACAAAGGGAATATAttccttgaaaatatttctttttcgtgATCAATTTCACTTGAGTAAAGCTGAATTAAAAGGCTTAAGTCAAATTTGCGTTTTTTTAGTGCGTTTATATATAAAAGCTTGGTACAAATGCTCTAATGCAATTACCTCTCCCCTGCATGATTTAAACTTTGTAAAAGAATGtattaattatgaaaaagtgGACCCAAGTATTTCTTCGGAATTGCTgagaaaaatgcaacaacacatgTGGTATTTGTCAGAGGAAAACGTCGCAATGGCTTTCTTTGATTTCAATGTTTCTGTAgatgttaagaaaaaaatggtaaaaaatttaaaatcagaagagCCAACTATTAAACTACAAAACaatcgcaaaataaaaaaattaagtgactTAGGCAATTCGGATTTAAGCGGATTTGTATCCAAAAgaactttaacattttttatgatgTACAAGTTGTCAACCAACTTTTTGTATTTGGATCCAGAGTCTTGGGAAACAAACGAGGAATTCCAAAATGGTCGCACAATATGCCACAAATTGCTTGTTACTAATGATACAGCGGAAAgaggtttaaaatttataaaggatttcaatacttttcttacaaataaagaagaagaaaaacagtTCCTCCTTAAAGTTGTtgaagaacacaaaaaaaaatataagtcctataaaaaatcagaattaatttaa
- the LOC125779334 gene encoding uncharacterized protein LOC125779334 isoform X2 encodes MAGADMVLYRRQNRADHRIEKEMSRKRKHQQMSEVNLELNEDFGMDYEEDIGESEPEVAETNVKKIQNKLLQLVLTGEENILSHRDCFQHLIAPK; translated from the exons ATGGCCGGTGCTGACATGGTATTGTATCGGCGACAAAACAGAGCAGATCACCGCATTGAGAAAGAAATGTCTAGAAAAAGGAAACATCAACAAATGTCGGAAGTGAATC TCGAACTCAACGAAGATTTTGGTATGGACTATGAAGAAGATATTGGTGAAAGTGAGCCTGAAGTAGCGGAAAccaatgtgaaaaaaatacagaaCAAACTGCTTCAACTTGTATTAACAGGGGAAGAAAACATTTTATCACACCGCGATTGCTTTCAGCACTTGATAGCGCCAAAGTAA
- the LOC125779334 gene encoding uncharacterized protein LOC125779334 isoform X1, with amino-acid sequence MHILMATAEALGHCTSDLVVNRSTLHRLREEHRRKETQRIQESFIDKISDTQAMVVHWDGKVLPDLIEKIKVELIAVLVSYNGESKFLGAPKLISATGENIATAVFDTLSKWNILDRVEGMSFDTTSTNTGPMNGACAQLQRMLGRNLLTLPCRHHILEIYLRSVFDLHFKVTQAPEVSIFERFAKAWPNIDTSSFKSGLDCEDIKSHISDGICNDIKQFCHSQLQKTFVRADYKFLRLVLTFLGDKGGKFKTPGVTSHARWITKGIYSLKIFLFRDQFHLSKAELKGLSQICVFLVRLYIKAWYKCSNAITSPLHDLNFVKECINYEKVDPSISSELLRKMQQHMWYMSEENVAMAFFDFNVSVDVKKKMVKNLKSEEPTIKLQNNRKIKKKVRGVPTRG; translated from the exons ATGCACATTCTGATGGCGACTGCAGAAGCATTGGGCCATTGCACTAGCGACTTGGTAGTCAATCGTTCTACTCTCCATAGACTGAGGGAAGAGCATCGCAGAAAAGAAACACAGAGGATTCAAGAGAGTTTTATTGACAAA ATAAGTGATACACAAGCAATGGTCGTCCACTGGGATGGTAAAGTATTGCCAGatctaattgaaaaaataaaagttgagcTAATTGCAGTGCTTGTTAGTTATAATGGCGAATCCAAATTTCTAGGCGCTCCAAAACTTATATCTGCCACTGGTGAAAATATAGCTACAGCCGTTTTTGATACACTTagtaaatggaatattttagaTCGCGTAGAAGGCATGTCTTTTGACACCACGTCCACTAATACTGGTCCAATGAATGGAGCATGCGCTCAATTGCAACGCATGTTAGGAAGAAATTTGTTGACGTTACCATGCCGTCACCATATTCTAGAAATATACTTACGTAGTGTATTCGACCTGCATTTCAAAGTGACTCAAGCACCAGAAGTCTCAATTTTCGAGAGATTTGCCAAAGCCTGGCCAAATATTGACACTTCATCATTTAAGAGTGGGCTCGACTGTGAAGATATAAAATCTCATATAAGTGATGGCATCTGCAATGACATCAAACAATTTTGTCATTCAcaattacaaaaaacttttgttcGTGCTGACTACAAATTTTTACGTCTAGTACTTACATTTCTTGGTGACAAAGGTGGTAAATTTAAAACACCCGGAGTTACAAGTCATGCACGTTGGATAACAAAGGGAATATAttccttgaaaatatttctttttcgtgATCAATTTCACTTGAGTAAAGCTGAATTAAAAGGCTTAAGTCAAATTTGCGTTTTTTTAGTGCGTTTATATATAAAAGCTTGGTACAAATGCTCTAATGCAATTACCTCTCCCCTGCATGATTTAAACTTTGTAAAAGAATGtattaattatgaaaaagtgGACCCAAGTATTTCTTCGGAATTGCTgagaaaaatgcaacaacacatgTGGTATATGTCAGAGGAAAACGTCGCAATGGCTTTCTTTGATTTCAATGTTTCTGTAgatgttaagaaaaaaatggtaaaaaatttaaaatcagaagagCCAACTATTAAACTACAAAACaatcgcaaaataaaaaaaaaggtgcgtggagtccctacgcgcggatga